The Toxorhynchites rutilus septentrionalis strain SRP chromosome 3, ASM2978413v1, whole genome shotgun sequence genome includes a region encoding these proteins:
- the LOC129777508 gene encoding beta-1,4-glucuronyltransferase 1 — MKQFKEQKIKVIRMLTRRNWLLRCSILINVAVLLYLCSHLLIGGGNFALGPAYIISDESMIRPPQYRTHIPNHLAQQLRQEEREEALMIQQQQQQQQQQQTLSQQQPQSHSGVVIKIQENGISVQEVPQQQSVVGQQSQQQDQLLLDAAGAAGRDVDNSNNNINVEDSRFDVPTEPSSGSNNGPNGANKVAEVLYQDGGASNGAGAGLLNASDIFSTTSSIDLDMKLRSLLNCHDRDYEPYIGQRGDFWVLKNYIRAEHGELRCHETVTYTTHADYTFLDNLIPLLERWNAPVSLAMHAPGTDFVPTINSIKYLRDCLPESHLVRQLVTFHIYFSSKHIPKIVPKFDKVLEPPHNCSLPAPYFNVSSSQLYKTQKKLLYPVNVGRNIARDAAMSHFILASDIELYPNPGLVHKFLEMIVRNEPVLQRKNPRVFPLSIFEVDSSSPVPRDKTELQELLRNGKAIPFHKRVCSSCHGVPKSKEWIAANETDDLGVFHIGKRVGYFVHWEPIYIGTHADPHYDERLSWEGKSDKMTQGYALCVLDYDFHILDNAFLVHKPGIKVLKKDPKRAMLATKTNQLIKKIIYPELQVMYGTRKGCAV; from the exons ATGAAACAGTTCAAGGAACAAAAGATCAAGGTCATCAGAATGCTGACCCGAAGGAATTGGTTGTTGCGATGCAGCATCCTAATCAACGTTGCCGTGCTGCTTTACCTCTGCAGTCATCTGCTGATCGGTGGAGGCAATTTCGCCCTCGGTCCGGCTTACATAATATCGGACGAGTCAATGATAAGGCCGCCTCAGTACCGGACCCACATACCAAATCATTTGGCGCAGCAGTTGCGACAGGAAGAACGGGAAGAAGCGCTGATgattcagcagcagcagcagcagcagcaacagcaacaaacgCTGTCACAGCAGCAGCCACAAAGCCATAGTGGCGTAGTAATAAAAATTCAGGAGAATGGG ATCAGCGTGCAGGAAGTGCCCCAGCAGCAGTCGGTGGTCGGGCAGCAGAGCCAGCAGCAGGATCAGCTGCTGCTGGATGCGGCTGGAGCCGCTGGGCGTGATGTAGATAACAGTAATAATAACATTAACGTAGAAGATAGCCGATTCGATGTGCCAACGGAGCCGAGCAGCGGCAGCAACAACGGCCCCAATGGGGCGAACAAGGTCGCCGAGGTCCTGTACCAGGACGGGGGCGCCTCAAATGGTGCCGGAGCTGGTCTCCTGAATGCTAGTGATATCTTTTCGACCACGTCGTCGATCGATCTCGACATGAAACTGAG GTCACTGCTGAACTGTCACGACCGTGACTACGAGCCGTACATCGGCCAGCGGGGCGACTTCTGGGTGTTGAAGAACTACATCCGAGCCGAGCACGGTGAGCTGCGGTGCCATGAGACGGTCACCTACACCACGCATGCCGACTATACGTTCCTAGACAATCTGATACCGCTGCTGGAGAG GTGGAACGCCCCGGTCAGCTTAGCGATGCACGCGCCCGGTACCGACTTTGTGCCCACCATCAACTCGATCAAATACCTGAGAGACTGTTTACCAGAAAGTCATTTAGTCCGCCAGCTCGTCACATTTCATATTTATTTTAGTAGTAAACATATTCCGAAAATC GTTCCTAAGTTCGACAAAGTATTAGAACCGCCCCACAACTGCTCGCTACCGGCGCCGTACTTCAATGTGTCCAGCTCGCAGCTCTACAAGACCCAGAAGAAGCTGCTCTATCCGGTCAACGTGGGACGGAACATTGCACGCGATGCGGCGATGTCCCACTTCATCCTAGCTAGCGATATCGAATTGTACCCGAATCCGGGCCTAGTGCATAAGTTTTTAGAGATGATAGTTAGAAACGAGCCGGTGCTCCAGCGCAAGAATCCCAG GGTGTTCCCGCTGTCGATATTCGAGGTAGATAGCAGTTCGCCCGTGCCGCGAGATAAAACCGAACTGCAGGAGCTGCTGCGGAATGGGAAAGCTATACCATTCCACAAGCGGGTATGCTCCAGCTGCCATGGAGTGCCCAAATCGAAAGAATGGATCGCTGCCAACGAAACGGATG ACTTGGGAGTTTTCCATATAGGCAAACGGGTAGGATATTTCGTCCACTGGGAGCCAATTTATATAGGAACACACGCCGATCCACATTATGATGAGCGATTGAGTTGGGAGGGTAAAAGTGATAAAATGACCCAG GGTTATGCTCTCTGCGTGTTGGACTATGATTTCCACATCCTAGACAACGCATTCCTGGTGCACAAGCCGGGCATCAAGGTGCTCAAAAAGGATCCGAAGCGAGCGATGCTCGCCACCAAGACGAACCAACTGATCAAGAAGATCATCTATCCGGAGCTGCAAGTCATGTATGGCACCCGGAAGGGCTGTGCTGTATAG